Below is a genomic region from Brassica oleracea var. oleracea cultivar TO1000 chromosome C9, BOL, whole genome shotgun sequence.
GTGCTATATCTATAGGCACAACATGAGAGGCATGAGAACCAGATTCTTAAGTCAGACAATGACAAGCTCAGAGCAGAGAACAACAGATACAAGGAGGCTCTAAGCAACGCTACATGCCCTAACTGTGGCGGTCCAGCTGCTATCGGAGAAATGTCCTTCGATGAACAGCATCTCAGGATCGAAAATGTTCGCCTCCGCGAAGAGGTAATATAATCTATACACATAATCTTATCATATATGTGACTTAAGTTGAATTAGACCAACCTGATTCTATCAACACTTGAACCTACAGATTGATAGGATCTCTGCCATTGCTGCAAAGTACGTTGGGAAGCCAGTAGGATCTTCATTCGCTCCACTAGAGATCCACGCGCCTTCTCGTTCTCTGGAACTTGAAGTTGGGAACTTCGGGAACCAGACGACAGGTTTTGTAGGGGACATGTATGGAACAGGTGACATTCTGAGGTCGGTTTCAATCCCTTCTGATACAGACAAGCCTATGATCGTCGAGCTAGCGGTTGCAGCTATGGAAGAACTCGTGAGAATGGCTCAAGCTGGGGATCCATTATGGGTTTCGACCGGTAACTCGATGGACCTTCCGAACGAAGAAGAGGATTTCAGAACGTTTCCAAGAGGAATCGGACCAAAGCCATTAGGGTTGAGAACAGAAGCGTCAAGAGAATCAGCTGTTGTTATAATGAATCACATCAACCTCGTTGAGATTCTCATGGATGTGGTAATTAAACTAAATTGTTTCTTGATCTCCAAGTTTTATCGACTAACTTTTAAACCCTAGCAAACTAATATTTTGCTTTTGTCTTGTTTTTTCTGACATGTGAATAAAGAATCAATGGTCTTGTGTGTTCTCTGGGATCGTGTCAAGAGCCTTGACACTTGAAGTTCTGTCGACTGGAGTTGCTGGGAACTACAATGGTGCATTGCAAGTGGTATGTAAACCTAGTTGATTAATTGCTTCTCAAGAAACTAAACCGAACATTGTAGTAATCGGTTTTTAAACCTTTTTTTGTTGTTTGGTTTGTGTTGCAAAGATGACAGCTGAGTTTCAAGTTCCGTCGCCGCTAGTCCCGACACGTGAGAACTACTTTGTGAGATACTGTAAACAGCATAGCGACGGTTCTTGGGCTGTGGTTGATGTCTCTTTGGACAGCCTTAGGCCGAACCTAATCTCAAGAACAAGAAGAAGGCCTTCAGGTTGTCTGATTCAAGAGCTGCCTAATGGTTATTCTAAGGTAATTCAGAAGATATAATGGGCTAATTTGACTGTTTCTGAAGTTTAAGGTGAAGATTTTAATATTTATATTTTGTGTGTGTTTTAAAGGTCACATGGATAGAGCATATGGAGGTGGATGATAGATCGGTTCACACAATGTATAAACCGTTGGTTCATTCCGGTTTAGCTTTCGGAGCCAAACGTTGGGTGTCTACACTCGAACGCCAGTGCGAGCGGCTCGCGAGTTCGATGGCCAGCAACATTCCGGCGAGTGATCTTTCGGGTACGCGTTTCTTTTGATAATATTGAAAATGTTGGGGCTGAATTGAAATTTCTTTTAAGCTTACTCATTAGGTCCTTCAACTTTGTGGTAATTATGCAGTTATTACGAGTCCAGAAGGGAGGAAGAGCATGTTGAAGCTGGCTGAGAGGATGGTGATGAGTTTCTGCACCGGTGTTGGCGCGTCGACTGCACACGCGTGGACAACAATGTCGTCGACGGGATCCGATGATGTTCGGGTGATGACCCGAAAGAGTATGGATGATCCGGGTAGACCTCCGGGTATTGTTCTTAGCGCTGCGACGTCGTTCTGGATTCCGGTTGCTCCGAAAAGGGTTTTCGATTTCCTCCGCGACGAAAATTCAAGAAGCGAGGTAAAATGTTTGGGTTTTGGTTTAGGTGTAGATTTTATGAATGTGGCCAATGTTTTAGAAAAACAAACCGAACCCCCCGGTCCGACTTGGAATTGTTCTTCCTGTGTCCGGTTTACATCAAAACTTACTGTTTTAAGTTAAAACCGACATAACTAGTAAAACTGGTTATCCGAGTTTAATTTTAAACCTGGTTTACATATTTATAAGAGCATCTCTTAAAATTTCATAAACAATTTAATATCTATATTATTAAAATAAAAGTACAAATATAATTTAACCCTTAATTTTTCAAATTATTTAAATCATATGTCACTGAAGTAATAAATTTACCTACCTTTTAGTATTCTTATCTTTTATAGTTTAATTAATGCATTTTCCTAAAATAAAGTATAACAAATTATGTTTACTTATTTAAAAAATATTTCCTATAATCTAGCTAAACAATAAATTATACTTAATCAAAGTCAAAAATATAACAAGATTTTATTATTACGAGGTGGTTATTTTTTATTTTGGTATATTAACTATGTCTAAAAAACATAAAAGTGTTATAAAAATACATAATATAAACCACAAAATTGTAAATAATATATTGAATTATTTAATCGTATAAATAAAATATAAAAATAGATAACCATTTTATTTTACATTAAAATTTTGATCCATAAAAAAAACATTTACTCGAACACACGGGTTATATTTTAAGAATATGGTTGTAACAGTTGACGGATCAAAAAATAAAATAAAATTATTCATTATAAATTATAAAATGATTCTGTTTAGAAATATATTAAATAATTATTTAATATATATGAATTTTAAAAATGTATATTACCATTTATATAAGAAAAATATTTTGTTTTGCTAAGCAAAAATGAATACCCGAGCGGGTGCGCGGATCAAGCTCTAGTAATAATTAAAACAGTTAGTTATATAATTTAATTTTAATATTAAAAGATAATAAAAGTTTTCATAAAATTCATAAGTATTTAGTAGGTTCTCAAATGAAACCTTCTCTTCATTTTTAATATAAGTTCTTTAGAGAAAAAAAAACAAACTTTGTTTTGGACAATTTACTAAATCACATATTTAATTGATAAACTTTGTTTTGTTTTTGTAAGTATTGCAATGATATAAAAGAATCCTTTGTTATTAATTTGTGTTTTCTGAAATTTATTCATGCAGTGGGATATTCTGTCCAATGGAGGAATGGTTCAAGAAATGGCTCATATAGCAAACGGTCGTGAACCTGGAAACTGTGTCTCCTTACTCCGAGTCAATGTAATATTCCTTCTCCTTGTTCGAGTTATTTCTGTGTTTGCTTTCTCCATATTAGTGATCCAAAGTTGTTCGTTTCGTTTCTTTGTAACAGAGCGGGAACTCGAGCCAGAGCAACATGCTGATACTACAAGAGAGCTGCACTGATGCGTCTGGATCGTACGTGATTTATGCGCCGGTGGATATAGTGGCGATGAACGTTGTCCTAAGCGGAGGAGATCCTGATTACGTGGCGTTGTTGCCGTCTGGTTTTGCTATATTACCGGATGGTTCTGTCGGAGGAGGAGGAGGAGATGGGAATGATCAGGAAGTGGTTTCTTCTTCTAGTGCTTCGGGAAGCTGTGGTTCACTTTTAACCGTTGCGTTTCAGATACTTGTCG
It encodes:
- the LOC106317899 gene encoding homeobox-leucine zipper protein PROTODERMAL FACTOR 2; protein product: MYHPSMFESHHMFDMTTKSTSDNDLGITGSREDEFETKSGTEVTTENPSGEELQDPNQRPNKKKRYHRHTQRQIQELESFFKECPHPDDKQRKELSRDLCLEPLQVKFWFQNKRTQMKAQHERHENQILKSDNDKLRAENNRYKEALSNATCPNCGGPAAIGEMSFDEQHLRIENVRLREEIDRISAIAAKYVGKPVGSSFAPLEIHAPSRSLELEVGNFGNQTTGFVGDMYGTGDILRSVSIPSDTDKPMIVELAVAAMEELVRMAQAGDPLWVSTGNSMDLPNEEEDFRTFPRGIGPKPLGLRTEASRESAVVIMNHINLVEILMDVNQWSCVFSGIVSRALTLEVLSTGVAGNYNGALQVMTAEFQVPSPLVPTRENYFVRYCKQHSDGSWAVVDVSLDSLRPNLISRTRRRPSGCLIQELPNGYSKVTWIEHMEVDDRSVHTMYKPLVHSGLAFGAKRWVSTLERQCERLASSMASNIPASDLSVITSPEGRKSMLKLAERMVMSFCTGVGASTAHAWTTMSSTGSDDVRVMTRKSMDDPGRPPGIVLSAATSFWIPVAPKRVFDFLRDENSRSEWDILSNGGMVQEMAHIANGREPGNCVSLLRVNSGNSSQSNMLILQESCTDASGSYVIYAPVDIVAMNVVLSGGDPDYVALLPSGFAILPDGSVGGGGGDGNDQEVVSSSSASGSCGSLLTVAFQILVDSVPTAKLSLGSVATVNSLIKCTVERIKAALACDVGGGAP